acaaatttcaagtatttttttttttataaataaatcataaagcTTTTAATTATCGACATTCCATAAATTAAATCGTACTTATACTCTCATTgtcagttaattaaataaatttttcatccacagcttaattatttacaaaatgtattaattaattatttattgtttagaGACTAGTGTACTGTACTCtgattacaaataaataattagtaaaaaaaaaaaataaaataataattttaactggAATGAAAtatcaatagaaaaataattaaactgacgtaataataattttgaaaaccggaaaaaaatgtcaaaggTGTTTGCGTTGCACAATTCTGTAATATAAAGacttattttatcaactaaaTAAATCCGGTCATTCAACTGTAacttaatacttttaaaatttatataataacaagcatgaaatatttaattataataataatatttatttaatttgataattatttctctataaaaaaataataaaggaaaataaaataaatttctgttttgagagtaaggaaataaaaatatatgaaagttaaatatattaatcattCAAAGACTCAATtagtgattaattataatgaacaagaataataatgaaaaaaaaaaaggatttattgattaatttaaagttcaaatatgGAAGCAAGACAAGtttcgttaaatttaataatatatcagTCGTATCGGGGTAAAAATTAGTATGAGCTGCATGTCTTACTCATAGTCCGAGGTTACAAAGTTAaagacatatatattaatgtagatatatatgtagaatgaaaatgataataacgAATGTTAGCTGGCGACTTTGGTCAGTATTCACGTGGACTCCTGACTGTTAAGTTCAGTTCTACTCAGCGTTTTGTTGACCTGTAGTTTTACCTACTTGTCATACCTGTACTATAATACTAGGTATAggtatagatatagatatagatatatattaatataatcgAGCATCATATGTACATCAGCATCACTCGTCCTTCAGTAAATACATAAGTAAATGGAGTGATTATTTTGCCGCGtcatttgattaattaaatattcgaatttttttacaacttaaattataaaatagaaaatcgatatttgttttatttagtataaataaaacaataaactgTCTGGTGTAAGTCatttgtttgataaaaatcgcgtttgtgaaaaattattaaataaatactattttaatttgtatttatgtAATTGAGGTAAATGACAAGTAATTGATCGCTTTTCCGAGGCTGCTGGATTCACCTTTTTAAATTGAGACGTGGACAGTCCTGCAGGTTAAACATAAacgtatacatatacatatatatatatttcaaatatacgtgggatttttttaatttaaaatttccagtaAAATGTCTCGTACAATTGCAATCGTTTTATTTATCTGCTTTGGTGAGTACAAagattactttttattaattttttttatcagctatTTAATTGCTTTAATGGATTTCCTtgcttttaattttgattaaaaataattaattactttgttttttatattttttaatttaaacttataataacttcttttttatgtttttatcacatcttttttttaatttcattactagtagattcaaatatttattttattaattactcaattaaatttttaaattttgataaataaaaatttaaatacaattattttgtttaaaaaaaattgattaaaatttttagtaatttcattgattaccaaattcaaataattattttattaatgaatgtaattaatttaaattataataattatttttctcatacaATGATTTGAatctaatgatttatttacttaaaccAGAAGCGATACTTCCATAATTCGAACACCTGTTCATACAATTGAGTAATTAATCAACTGATTCATCAGTAATTGCCCATTATCACTAGTATATTAAtcaagataataaatatttttatattaaaacatttttttacccattcaagtgaaatttttttactttacttcaaaaaatacaatttttctttttcaaaatttaaatttaattgtattacAGATTTATGACACattatttctaaataattacattacatagatttaaaaaaaaaaacagaaacaGAAACCTTATATGTTACGTATTTAAATGATGTAACAACTTaatctgtaatttaaaattaaatatgtatatttatttacttatttttcgaGTTCAGTTGCAAACTTTATTGATGATCATttagaaaaacaaaagttatttttaaaaaaaaatcacttgtttaTTGACTGGAAGTTTTTAATCTTCACTGGATTCAAAATGgacgaggaaaaaaaaaacaagaattaattatacataataaataaatatatgaaaaaattaaaataaaaaaaactatggatttatgaatgaaaaaataaatatattgatatttcAGGAGTATCTAGTGATGTTGTGAAGAGTCAGCTTCTGTTGCCGAGTTTACTACCGGGAAATTTCGCAGGCGCAGATCTTGATTCCTTGAACGAGACAGCACTCGGACAGGTTGAAAACGTAAAAAAccagtttaaaaataaatgcgaTAAAAATGGTGGCCCAGATGTTTACGACAAAGTGCTGAAAGCCAATGATGAGATACAGAATTGCATCAAAGGACTCGTTAATATGACGGAGCTGCAGGATGAGATCGAGAAGGCCAAGCCGACAGGGGACCTTGATattgtattcaaaaaatactGTATGAAAAAGCCgacattgaaaaaatgtatcaCTGATTTTACATCAACCCTGGAACCCTGCCTTGAAACTCAAGAACGTGATACTGTTAAAATAGCATTAAATGTCACTGATTCACTTctcaattttatttgtcacaaAGAAGGTGATCGTATTGCTTGTaagtgttttttatttttgtctaatgataattatcagttatttataattttgtcataTTTGTTATTGATTATGATCGGGTTTTATTGCAGTATTTATTGCCGCTGGTGGTCCGGAATGCTTTAAATCACAACAAGAAGGTCTTCAGCAGTGTTTGAATTCAACTTACGGCGGATATTTACCAACAAGCGAAGCTGAGAACTCGACACCTAGTCTTGAAAGTTTACCTAAATTGTTATTTGGAGTTAAGGAATGCaggttaatatttatttaaatatctgagagtttataatttgaataaaattaattgataaaattttttttagcgacaTGGAGAAACTGAGA
Above is a window of Microplitis demolitor isolate Queensland-Clemson2020A chromosome 1, iyMicDemo2.1a, whole genome shotgun sequence DNA encoding:
- the LOC103580036 gene encoding 27 kDa hemolymph protein — encoded protein: MSRTIAIVLFICFGVSSDVVKSQLLLPSLLPGNFAGADLDSLNETALGQVENVKNQFKNKCDKNGGPDVYDKVLKANDEIQNCIKGLVNMTELQDEIEKAKPTGDLDIVFKKYCMKKPTLKKCITDFTSTLEPCLETQERDTVKIALNVTDSLLNFICHKEGDRIALFIAAGGPECFKSQQEGLQQCLNSTYGGYLPTSEAENSTPSLESLPKLLFGVKECSDMEKLRGCVVTELEKCTDPTPGNIADALFTFVKRVTPCENLLSGRSAALVEENPKLYTRSSSPISASNIYSLVFITAALALA